From Bacteroidales bacterium, one genomic window encodes:
- a CDS encoding thioredoxin-like domain-containing protein → MNLKKILSIIAICILSINAFSQNTVTGIFPSLAGQKIRLFGFEGFISTTIDSVVVSDKGIFKLNYSLKNNGMGYLVTKDNKAYYVLLSAEDIQLKGETFELPEKITILSGKENQLFEQYASEHAKREQALDAWIYLRNLYQSDSFFVKQKDTQQKIVNEIIRIKQEDNDFLKNLNTKSYVSWYLPLRKLVSSVSKIAQYRTEEIKTTLEAFRNIDYSDERLYKSGLLKDAIESHYWLLENMGQPLDTVFKEMNISTDCLIASLSKDEKKFNEITKYLFDLLETHSLFQASEYLAVKVLTQNSCTLNDNLANKLEMYRAMKIGNSAPNIIFTGDVVKKGNIENTTKNLSEIKSDYKVVIFGASWCPKCAEELGKLIPLYDKWKAKNVEVVFISLDTVKLTFNNFTSIFPFISMCDYKKWNSQPVKNYYVFASPTMFLLDKNQKIILRPESVKQIDAWVDFYIK, encoded by the coding sequence ATGAATTTAAAAAAAATTTTATCTATAATCGCAATTTGCATTCTATCTATAAATGCATTTTCACAAAATACTGTTACAGGAATTTTTCCATCATTAGCAGGACAAAAGATACGATTGTTTGGCTTTGAAGGTTTTATTTCTACAACTATTGATAGTGTTGTAGTTTCAGATAAAGGTATTTTTAAATTAAATTATTCATTAAAAAATAATGGTATGGGGTATCTAGTAACTAAGGATAATAAAGCATATTATGTTTTGCTAAGCGCTGAAGATATTCAACTAAAAGGAGAAACTTTTGAATTACCTGAAAAAATTACCATTTTATCAGGAAAAGAGAACCAGCTATTTGAGCAATATGCATCAGAACATGCAAAACGCGAGCAAGCACTGGATGCATGGATTTATTTACGAAACTTATATCAATCCGATTCTTTTTTTGTTAAGCAAAAAGATACTCAACAAAAAATCGTTAATGAAATCATTCGAATCAAACAAGAAGATAACGATTTTCTAAAAAATTTGAATACTAAAAGTTATGTAAGCTGGTATTTACCTTTGCGCAAATTGGTAAGTTCTGTTTCTAAAATTGCCCAATATCGTACCGAAGAAATAAAAACAACTTTGGAAGCTTTCAGGAATATTGATTATTCTGATGAACGATTATATAAAAGTGGTTTATTGAAAGATGCTATTGAAAGTCATTATTGGCTATTGGAAAATATGGGACAACCATTAGATACTGTTTTCAAGGAAATGAATATTTCTACCGATTGTTTAATTGCAAGTCTTTCAAAAGATGAAAAAAAATTCAATGAAATAACCAAATATCTTTTTGATTTACTGGAAACTCACAGTCTGTTTCAGGCTTCTGAATATTTAGCTGTAAAAGTATTAACCCAGAATAGCTGTACACTCAACGATAATCTTGCTAATAAGCTTGAAATGTACCGGGCAATGAAAATTGGGAACAGTGCTCCCAATATTATATTTACCGGTGATGTTGTAAAAAAAGGTAATATTGAAAATACAACTAAAAATTTATCAGAAATAAAATCAGATTATAAAGTGGTTATTTTCGGAGCAAGCTGGTGCCCTAAGTGCGCAGAAGAACTTGGAAAGCTAATTCCTCTTTATGATAAATGGAAAGCTAAAAATGTAGAAGTGGTATTTATTTCTTTAGATACAGTAAAATTGACATTTAACAATTTCACAAGTATATTTCCTTTCATCAGCATGTGCGATTACAAAAAATGGAATTCCCAACCCGTTAAAAATTATTATGTTTTTGCATCGCCAACAATGTTTTTATTAGATAAAAATCAAAAAATAATTTTACGACCCGAATCTGTTAAGCAAATAGATGCATGGGTTGATTTTTATATTAAATAA
- a CDS encoding FISUMP domain-containing protein, with protein sequence MKKLFVIITTVILSVSAFAQAPNKMSYQAVIRNSLGNLITNTIIGMEINIRQGSVSGTIVYTETQTPTTNANGLVSIEIGSGAGFNTINWASNTYFIETRIAVTAPLTTYTITATSQLLSVPYALHAKTVESISEIDPVYTASQAANISANDITNLSHLSGTNTGDQDLSAYATKIALADSVTKLDNEKVDKETGKNLVSDGTTVGQMLYWNGTAWITVVPGNTGDLLALVNGVPTWRVYKIAGTNEVLNPITNQIWMDRNLGASQVATSSTDANAYGDLYQWGRGTDGHQIRTSSTTGTLSSTDSPGHGNFITCDGPSGGIWRSPKNDDLWQGVNGINNPCPSGYRLPTYAELASESSTWSSSNAAGAYASVLKLTQGGIRYCGTGALGNVGSVGCYWSSTVSGSYAKCLYYTSSGIYPSNSDTYRAQGNSVRCIKN encoded by the coding sequence ATGAAAAAATTATTTGTAATTATTACAACAGTAATATTATCGGTAAGCGCATTTGCTCAGGCACCTAATAAAATGAGTTACCAGGCAGTAATACGTAATAGCTTGGGAAATTTAATAACAAATACAATTATCGGTATGGAAATAAACATTAGACAAGGTTCCGTATCGGGAACAATTGTTTATACCGAAACCCAGACACCAACCACCAATGCCAATGGTTTGGTAAGTATTGAAATAGGTAGCGGAGCTGGTTTTAATACAATAAACTGGGCAAGCAATACCTATTTTATTGAAACCAGGATTGCAGTTACAGCACCTTTAACAACTTATACCATCACTGCTACAAGTCAATTATTAAGTGTTCCATATGCACTGCATGCAAAAACTGTAGAATCAATTTCAGAAATTGATCCTGTTTACACAGCAAGTCAGGCAGCTAATATTTCAGCTAACGATATAACAAATCTAAGTCATCTTTCCGGTACTAATACCGGCGATCAGGATTTAAGTGCTTATGCAACTAAAATAGCTTTGGCAGATTCTGTTACTAAATTAGATAATGAAAAAGTTGATAAAGAAACAGGTAAAAACTTAGTTTCTGATGGCACTACTGTTGGACAAATGCTTTACTGGAATGGTACTGCATGGATAACTGTTGTTCCTGGAAACACAGGGGATTTGTTAGCCTTGGTTAATGGAGTTCCTACCTGGAGAGTATATAAAATTGCCGGTACAAATGAAGTATTAAATCCAATTACAAATCAAATATGGATGGACCGCAATTTAGGCGCTTCACAAGTAGCAACAAGCAGTACCGATGCTAATGCATATGGGGATTTATATCAATGGGGAAGAGGAACTGACGGACATCAAATAAGAACTTCATCTACTACAGGAACTTTGTCAAGTACTGATAGTCCGGGACATGGTAACTTTATTACCTGTGATGGTCCTAGTGGTGGCATTTGGCGCAGCCCCAAAAATGATGATTTATGGCAAGGAGTAAATGGTATAAATAACCCATGTCCTTCTGGTTACAGATTGCCTACTTATGCTGAGCTTGCCTCAGAAAGCTCAACTTGGAGCAGCAGCAATGCAGCAGGAGCTTATGCCTCTGTACTTAAATTAACACAAGGAGGAATACGCTATTGTGGCACAGGTGCACTTGGGAATGTTGGATCCGTTGGTTGTTATTGGTCAAGTACTGTAAGTGGATCATATGCGAAATGCCTGTATTATACTTCTAGCGGTATTTACCCATCTAATAGTGACACATATCGTGCTCAAGGAAATTCTGTTAGATGTATTAAAAATTAA
- the lptC gene encoding LPS export ABC transporter periplasmic protein LptC: protein MTSNIIKKLFFIIISVWFFASCENDIKTINTVGNKDYLPVESAKDVETVYSDSGRILLNVKAPQLDRYEGEKNYSEMPKGVKVYFYDRDMNVTSMLTAKYAISYDKENIMEAKNDVVVINEKKEKLNTDHLIWDQKKAIIYSDKFVKITTKKDILWGDGLEADERFDNWKIKKPKGSITINED from the coding sequence ATGACAAGTAACATCATAAAAAAATTATTCTTCATTATAATATCGGTATGGTTTTTCGCTTCATGTGAAAACGATATCAAAACCATTAATACCGTTGGGAATAAAGATTACCTTCCTGTTGAATCCGCAAAAGATGTGGAAACCGTTTACAGCGATTCCGGTCGAATATTGTTAAATGTGAAAGCCCCCCAACTGGATCGCTACGAGGGGGAAAAAAATTATTCCGAAATGCCCAAAGGTGTAAAAGTTTATTTTTATGACAGGGATATGAATGTTACTTCAATGCTTACTGCCAAATACGCTATAAGCTATGATAAGGAAAATATCATGGAAGCCAAGAATGATGTAGTTGTTATAAACGAAAAAAAAGAAAAGCTGAATACAGATCATTTGATTTGGGATCAAAAAAAAGCAATCATCTATTCCGATAAGTTTGTAAAAATTACTACAAAAAAAGATATCTTATGGGGCGACGGGCTTGAAGCCGACGAACGCTTTGATAACTGGAAAATAAAGAAACCCAAAGGATCTATTACTATTAACGAAGATTAA
- a CDS encoding T9SS type A sorting domain-containing protein, whose amino-acid sequence MRHKKLKLSVVILLGLGLTGLQAQTAVPSSGGNASGSGGSASFSVGQMVYTTGTGTNGTALQGVQQPYEISVITEIDEAKGINLIASAYPNPTSDLINLNIDASNTLIIESLSYQLFDASGKLLETKKLEANQTSIVTSSLVPATYILKIIEGNKEIKTFKIIKN is encoded by the coding sequence ATGCGACACAAAAAATTAAAATTAAGTGTAGTTATTTTGTTAGGTCTTGGACTAACAGGATTACAAGCACAAACAGCAGTTCCATCTTCAGGAGGCAATGCCTCGGGTAGTGGAGGTTCGGCAAGTTTTTCTGTTGGACAGATGGTTTACACCACCGGTACAGGAACAAATGGTACGGCATTACAAGGCGTGCAACAACCTTATGAAATATCGGTGATAACTGAAATTGATGAAGCCAAAGGAATAAACCTTATTGCTTCAGCTTATCCAAATCCCACAAGTGATTTAATAAATCTGAATATAGATGCCTCAAACACTTTAATTATCGAATCCTTGAGCTATCAGCTTTTCGATGCAAGCGGAAAACTTTTAGAAACAAAAAAACTTGAAGCCAATCAAACAAGCATTGTAACAAGCAGTCTTGTACCGGCAACTTATATCCTTAAAATTATCGAAGGAAATAAAGAAATTAAAACATTTAAAATCATAAAAAATTAA
- a CDS encoding hemolysin family protein, with protein MLSWEIIIITMIFSAFFSGMEIAFVTSNKLKTELEKNKGNFSARIISHFQKSPSDFIATMLVGNSVSLVIYGIVMGNVLQKYILKIFPVQITSEFLIMLTQTIISTLIILVTAEFIPKMLFRINANHILNIFAVPVFIIYYILYPVTFISIFLSEFILKIFFKIKIVDQKHVFGYRDLDNYVREFFPNARNEKELKHEIQIFQNAMDFPLVKLRECMVPRTEIIAIDNQENISRLKNKFIETGLSKIIVYNENIDNITGYVHSYDMFRNPPSIKSVLRPLSFVPETMPANSLLTLFIQQRKSMAVVVDEFGGTSGIITMEDVIEEIFGEISDEFDVDELIEKQISKNEFIFSGRLEIDYINEKYSIGLPDSTDYETLAGLIMYHHQSIPLKNEKIFLKNFIFTIIQVSKTRIEQVHVKIIE; from the coding sequence ATGCTTAGCTGGGAAATCATAATTATTACCATGATTTTTTCCGCATTTTTTTCGGGAATGGAAATAGCATTTGTAACCTCGAATAAATTAAAAACAGAACTCGAAAAAAATAAAGGAAATTTTTCTGCCCGTATTATCTCTCATTTTCAAAAATCTCCTTCTGATTTCATAGCAACGATGCTTGTTGGCAACAGTGTTTCGCTTGTTATTTATGGTATTGTAATGGGAAATGTTCTTCAAAAATATATTTTAAAAATATTCCCCGTTCAAATAACTTCCGAATTTTTAATCATGCTGACACAAACGATTATTTCAACCCTTATTATTCTTGTAACAGCCGAATTTATTCCTAAAATGTTATTCCGTATCAATGCAAATCATATTCTGAATATTTTTGCAGTTCCTGTATTTATCATATACTATATCTTATATCCCGTTACATTCATTTCAATATTTTTATCGGAGTTTATTCTTAAAATATTTTTCAAGATCAAAATTGTTGACCAGAAACATGTATTCGGATACAGGGACCTCGACAATTATGTGAGAGAATTTTTCCCTAATGCCCGAAATGAAAAAGAGTTGAAACATGAAATACAGATATTTCAGAATGCTATGGATTTTCCATTGGTAAAACTTCGCGAATGCATGGTGCCACGAACTGAAATTATTGCCATCGACAACCAGGAGAATATTTCACGTTTAAAAAATAAATTTATCGAAACCGGTTTGTCAAAAATTATTGTTTACAACGAAAATATTGATAATATTACCGGTTACGTTCATTCGTACGACATGTTCCGTAACCCACCTTCGATAAAATCGGTATTACGACCTTTGAGCTTTGTTCCTGAAACAATGCCAGCCAACAGTTTGCTTACACTTTTTATTCAGCAACGAAAAAGTATGGCAGTTGTTGTTGACGAATTCGGAGGTACTTCCGGAATAATAACCATGGAAGATGTAATTGAAGAAATTTTCGGGGAAATAAGTGATGAATTTGATGTTGATGAGCTTATTGAAAAACAAATAAGTAAAAATGAATTTATTTTTTCCGGCCGACTGGAAATCGATTATATAAACGAAAAATACAGTATCGGACTGCCCGATTCTACCGATTATGAAACATTGGCAGGATTAATTATGTATCATCATCAAAGTATACCATTAAAAAACGAAAAAATATTCCTGAAAAATTTTATTTTTACAATTATCCAGGTGAGCAAAACCCGCATTGAACAAGTACATGTAAAAATCATTGAATAA
- a CDS encoding nitroreductase family protein, which produces MDAIENILTRRSIRKFSSQKVEKEKIDLLLKAAMYAPSARNTQSWQFVVVTKRETLEAIRKVHPHASMLAEATLAIMVCADKSYEPIEAFCNQNCSAATLNILLAAHAQGLGSVWLGVYPREERVKNITELFKLPENIFPVSIVALGYPNETKGDPNRFLPERVHYEKW; this is translated from the coding sequence ATGGATGCAATAGAAAATATTTTAACCCGCAGAAGCATAAGAAAATTTTCATCGCAAAAAGTTGAAAAAGAAAAAATTGACTTATTATTAAAAGCTGCAATGTACGCGCCTTCGGCGCGCAACACCCAATCGTGGCAATTTGTAGTTGTTACAAAAAGAGAAACTCTTGAAGCTATCAGGAAAGTGCATCCTCATGCATCCATGCTTGCCGAAGCTACTTTAGCTATTATGGTTTGTGCCGATAAAAGCTATGAACCCATTGAAGCCTTTTGCAACCAGAATTGTTCAGCTGCTACATTAAATATTTTACTTGCTGCACATGCGCAGGGATTGGGAAGCGTGTGGCTTGGCGTGTATCCGCGTGAAGAACGTGTAAAAAATATTACCGAATTATTTAAGTTGCCTGAAAATATTTTTCCTGTATCTATTGTAGCACTTGGTTATCCTAATGAAACAAAAGGCGACCCAAATAGATTTTTACCTGAAAGGGTGCATTATGAGAAATGGTAA
- a CDS encoding type III pantothenate kinase encodes MNLVIDIGNTLLKYAVFEEKEIIYGGTSESIDEFSVESIFLRYSEIKNAIVSSVRIIPENLIATIKSFCKLHLVSNKTKLPFVNLYKTPGTLGNDRIAGISGAFSLYPKKNVLVIDAGTCITTDFLHADGKYYGGTISPGIKMKLTALHTFTEKLPLVNLRDLKNDYGYDTESSIITGVINGTVAEIEYTIDYYKKKYKEIIVLLCGGDAAFLAKRLKNSIFAVSELVLIGLNELLEYNEE; translated from the coding sequence ATGAATCTTGTCATTGACATAGGGAACACTTTGTTGAAATATGCCGTTTTTGAAGAAAAAGAAATCATTTATGGCGGAACTTCAGAGAGTATTGATGAATTTTCTGTTGAAAGTATTTTTTTAAGATACAGCGAAATAAAAAATGCTATTGTATCATCCGTTCGTATCATTCCCGAAAATCTTATTGCAACTATAAAATCATTTTGCAAACTTCACCTGGTAAGTAATAAAACAAAATTACCTTTCGTAAATTTGTACAAAACTCCCGGAACTTTAGGAAACGACCGTATAGCAGGGATTTCGGGAGCATTTTCACTTTATCCTAAAAAAAATGTTTTGGTAATAGATGCAGGAACTTGTATTACTACCGATTTTTTACATGCCGATGGCAAATATTATGGTGGTACCATTTCGCCGGGGATAAAAATGAAATTAACTGCTTTGCATACTTTTACAGAAAAACTTCCGTTAGTGAATTTACGCGATTTAAAAAATGATTATGGCTATGATACTGAATCATCTATTATCACAGGGGTTATAAATGGAACAGTTGCTGAAATTGAATATACCATTGATTACTATAAAAAAAAATATAAAGAAATTATTGTTTTGCTTTGCGGAGGTGATGCTGCTTTTTTGGCAAAACGATTAAAAAATAGCATCTTTGCAGTTTCCGAACTGGTTTTAATTGGATTAAACGAATTATTGGAATATAATGAAGAATAA
- the recJ gene encoding single-stranded-DNA-specific exonuclease RecJ: MTKRWVIKKQSEVKAVQSLAKEINVSMNIANLLIQRGIDTFEKAKKFFRPELTDLHDPFLMKDMNIAIARIEEAIKANEKILVYGDYDVDGTSAVALVYSFLKDIYPAENLDFYIPDRYNEGYGISFRGINFAADNGFKLIICLDCGIKATEQITFAKGKGIDFIICDHHRPGDQLPPAVAILDPKRSDCTYPYNELSGCGIGFKLAQAYAQKNNIPFKKIEKLLDLVVVSIASDIVSITGENRILAYFGLKKLNSKPRPGFEAVLNFSGVKRQGVSEDEQIFSRLLNINDLVFLVGPRINAAGRIENGRNAVKLLISENLAEAMQLGESINDNNTERRSLDTTITQAAIDMLYSDVTHKNKKTTVIFHPEWHKGVVGIVASRLIETYYRPTIVLTESNGIITGSARSVKDFDIYDAIDACSDLLEHFGGHKYAAGLSLKPENLNAFCEKFERIVSETITDEMLVPEIEIDSELELTDISPRFYKILKQFAPFGPGNMAPVFLTHGLVDKGFARIVGLNHLRFCAIYPGIYKPEYNAIGFGLSEHLPLVSSGKPFSLCYHIDENEWNGNVSLQLVVKDIKADKEL, from the coding sequence ATGACCAAACGCTGGGTAATAAAAAAACAAAGCGAAGTTAAAGCAGTACAATCTCTGGCAAAAGAAATTAATGTCAGTATGAATATTGCTAACCTTCTTATCCAGCGAGGAATAGATACTTTTGAAAAAGCAAAAAAATTCTTCCGCCCCGAATTAACCGACCTACATGATCCTTTCCTGATGAAGGACATGAATATCGCTATAGCACGTATTGAAGAAGCAATAAAAGCCAACGAAAAAATTTTGGTTTACGGCGATTATGATGTTGACGGAACTTCGGCTGTAGCTCTGGTTTATTCCTTTTTAAAAGATATTTATCCGGCCGAAAATCTCGATTTTTATATACCCGACCGCTATAATGAAGGCTATGGTATTTCTTTCCGTGGGATTAATTTTGCTGCCGACAATGGATTTAAACTGATTATTTGTCTTGACTGCGGAATAAAAGCTACCGAGCAAATTACTTTTGCTAAAGGAAAAGGAATCGATTTTATTATTTGCGATCATCACCGCCCGGGCGATCAGCTACCACCTGCTGTTGCTATACTTGACCCAAAACGCTCCGATTGTACTTATCCTTACAATGAACTTTCCGGTTGTGGAATAGGTTTCAAACTTGCCCAGGCTTACGCACAAAAAAATAATATTCCATTTAAAAAAATTGAAAAACTACTGGATCTTGTTGTGGTAAGCATAGCCTCCGATATCGTTTCCATTACCGGCGAAAACAGGATACTGGCATATTTTGGTTTGAAAAAACTAAATTCAAAACCACGTCCGGGATTCGAGGCTGTACTCAATTTCAGTGGAGTCAAACGTCAAGGTGTAAGTGAAGATGAACAAATTTTTTCACGGTTACTGAATATTAACGACCTGGTTTTTCTTGTAGGACCACGTATCAACGCAGCAGGCCGTATAGAAAACGGACGTAATGCAGTTAAACTTCTGATTAGCGAAAATCTTGCAGAAGCCATGCAGCTTGGCGAATCTATCAATGATAATAATACTGAACGCCGAAGTCTTGATACAACTATCACACAGGCAGCCATTGATATGCTATATTCCGACGTTACACATAAAAATAAAAAAACTACCGTTATTTTTCACCCCGAATGGCATAAAGGAGTTGTTGGAATTGTTGCTTCACGGTTGATCGAAACCTATTACCGCCCCACCATCGTACTTACCGAATCGAACGGTATTATTACCGGAAGCGCCCGTTCTGTAAAGGACTTCGATATTTATGATGCCATTGATGCATGCAGCGATTTGCTTGAACATTTTGGCGGACATAAATATGCAGCTGGCTTATCACTAAAACCCGAAAATTTAAATGCCTTCTGCGAAAAGTTTGAAAGAATTGTTTCCGAAACAATAACTGATGAAATGTTAGTTCCCGAAATAGAAATTGATTCCGAACTGGAATTAACTGATATTTCACCACGTTTTTATAAAATATTAAAACAATTTGCACCTTTTGGCCCCGGCAACATGGCTCCTGTTTTTCTTACTCACGGACTTGTTGACAAAGGCTTTGCGCGAATTGTTGGTTTGAACCATCTGCGCTTTTGCGCTATTTACCCGGGCATCTATAAACCCGAATATAATGCTATAGGTTTCGGATTATCAGAACACCTTCCGCTTGTAAGTAGCGGAAAACCTTTTAGTCTTTGCTATCATATTGATGAAAACGAATGGAACGGCAATGTTTCATTGCAACTGGTAGTGAAAGATATTAAAGCCGATAAAGAACTTTAA
- a CDS encoding YdeI family protein, whose product MKYLLRILNQKTILIIMSKSNINPKVDEFINKAKQWQDEFRKLRTIILDCELTEDLKWGKPSYSFQDNNIVLIHGFKEYCAILFFKGALLRDDKSILIQQTNNVQAGRQVRFTNVKEIIKLEHILKAYIKEAVEVEKSGLKINLKKTTEYKIPEEFQNKINENPFLKTAFHGLTPGRQRAYILYFSEPKQSKTREARIEKYIQQILDGKGLND is encoded by the coding sequence TTGAAGTATTTATTACGAATCCTAAATCAAAAAACTATTTTAATTATAATGTCAAAAAGCAATATAAATCCGAAAGTTGACGAATTCATAAATAAAGCTAAACAGTGGCAAGATGAATTTCGGAAATTAAGAACAATCATACTTGATTGTGAACTTACTGAAGATTTAAAATGGGGCAAACCTAGTTATTCTTTTCAAGATAATAACATTGTACTGATACATGGATTTAAAGAATATTGTGCTATTCTGTTTTTTAAAGGAGCATTGTTACGTGATGATAAAAGTATTTTAATTCAGCAAACTAATAATGTACAGGCGGGGCGTCAGGTTAGGTTCACCAATGTTAAAGAGATAATTAAATTGGAACACATATTGAAAGCATACATCAAAGAAGCCGTTGAAGTTGAAAAATCTGGATTAAAAATAAATTTAAAAAAAACCACTGAGTATAAAATTCCTGAAGAATTTCAAAATAAAATAAATGAAAACCCTTTTTTGAAAACGGCTTTCCATGGCTTAACACCAGGACGACAAAGGGCATACATTCTATATTTTTCCGAACCTAAACAATCCAAAACCCGAGAAGCAAGAATTGAAAAATATATCCAACAAATTCTTGATGGAAAAGGATTGAATGATTAA